A single window of Halobacillus naozhouensis DNA harbors:
- a CDS encoding response regulator — MIKVLIVEDDPMVADINKSYLRAINGFECAGVAMNTNEAMNLIKNQDIELVLLDIFMPGKNGIDLLVDIRNEYKSLDAIVISAASDMQNIKSALRLGAVDYLIKPFEFDRFRSALKKYKNEYDLMNQKESMVQDELDNQLLRQNKMMEHCESLPKGLTRETLQVVVESIIENNNKPFTTEMLAERVGVSRVSTRKYLKFLTNIEMVSVNHHYKKTGRPIHMYEVNYEKTGIIKPYLNVDLP; from the coding sequence GTGATCAAAGTGCTAATAGTAGAAGATGATCCAATGGTGGCAGACATTAACAAAAGCTATTTACGTGCTATTAATGGGTTTGAATGTGCAGGGGTTGCTATGAATACGAATGAGGCCATGAATTTAATTAAAAATCAGGATATTGAGCTTGTGCTGCTTGATATTTTTATGCCAGGGAAGAACGGTATTGACCTATTAGTAGACATTAGGAATGAATACAAGAGTTTGGATGCTATTGTGATCTCGGCTGCAAGCGATATGCAAAACATTAAATCGGCCCTTCGTTTAGGTGCGGTTGATTATTTAATTAAGCCTTTTGAGTTTGACCGATTTAGGTCTGCATTAAAGAAGTATAAGAATGAGTATGATTTGATGAATCAAAAAGAAAGCATGGTACAAGATGAATTAGATAATCAACTGTTAAGACAGAATAAAATGATGGAGCACTGTGAATCCCTTCCTAAAGGACTAACAAGGGAAACGCTCCAGGTTGTTGTAGAAAGTATCATTGAAAACAATAATAAACCTTTCACTACAGAGATGTTAGCTGAGAGAGTGGGGGTTTCTCGTGTGTCAACTCGTAAATATTTAAAATTTCTAACGAATATTGAAATGGTTTCTGTTAATCACCACTACAAAAAGACTGGTCGTCCCATTCATATGTATGAGGTCAATTATGAAAAAACTGGTATAATTAAGCCTTATTTGAACGTTGACCTCCCGTAA
- the dcuS gene encoding DcuS/MalK family sensor histidine kinase, whose protein sequence is MKFAGRYFSLHAAIVWFVCIVMILAFTVTGFLISKEVAERTRKDVAEKTLNVARMVGHSPIVINGLQYKSQEDELQKFAERIRKLTDVRFVVVMNMEGIRKTHPDPWKVGKHFVGGDEERALEGEEYTSIAEGTLGASLRAFEPIYNHNNVQVGAVSVGVLLNKVNRAVNRSKQIIYVGVGLGVVVGIIGALFLANRVKKVLFGLEPYEIAGIMQERNAMIESVREGILAINQNREIIIANAEATRMFEKAGIQGNPVGMTIEEYMPFSRLVNVLENGKGEFDQERNIEEVTFVVNRVPVKVDGQIVGAIATFRDRTELKHLAEQLTGVKLYAEALRVRSHEFMNKLHVILGMVYIGEYEKLTSYIHQITENQKMEFDSISRFVKDPVLAGFLLSKMSYAREQGVNLTVQGETVLPKPNNPEIMDGVITVVGNLIDNSIEAVQDFNNKNIDVVIDYDGEFLLFDVVDNKGGIPVEIRKKIFKKGFSTKGNNRGYGLFLVRKTVQSMDGDVELFTNDEYTMFSVELPYDCKEESA, encoded by the coding sequence TTGAAATTTGCTGGAAGATATTTCAGTTTACATGCAGCAATTGTTTGGTTTGTCTGTATTGTCATGATCTTAGCTTTTACGGTGACAGGATTCTTAATTAGTAAAGAAGTTGCGGAGCGGACAAGGAAGGATGTAGCTGAGAAAACGTTAAATGTAGCCCGTATGGTTGGGCACTCGCCTATTGTCATAAATGGACTTCAATATAAGAGTCAAGAGGATGAACTCCAAAAATTTGCGGAAAGAATCCGTAAGTTAACAGATGTCCGCTTTGTCGTAGTTATGAATATGGAGGGGATCCGAAAGACTCATCCGGACCCTTGGAAGGTGGGGAAACATTTTGTCGGGGGAGATGAAGAGAGGGCTTTAGAAGGGGAGGAGTATACATCAATTGCTGAAGGAACCTTGGGCGCATCACTGAGGGCTTTTGAACCTATTTACAATCATAATAATGTACAAGTTGGTGCGGTGTCTGTAGGGGTTCTTTTAAATAAAGTAAATAGGGCAGTTAATAGAAGTAAACAAATTATTTATGTAGGGGTTGGTCTTGGTGTAGTGGTTGGAATTATCGGAGCACTTTTTTTAGCCAATAGGGTGAAAAAAGTTTTGTTTGGTCTAGAACCTTATGAGATTGCAGGGATTATGCAGGAACGCAATGCCATGATTGAGTCTGTTAGAGAAGGAATTTTGGCTATTAATCAAAATCGAGAAATTATAATAGCCAATGCTGAAGCTACCCGAATGTTTGAGAAAGCTGGGATTCAAGGTAACCCTGTGGGGATGACAATTGAAGAATATATGCCTTTCTCGCGCCTAGTAAATGTACTAGAAAATGGAAAAGGGGAATTTGATCAGGAGAGAAATATTGAGGAGGTGACGTTTGTTGTGAACCGTGTTCCCGTTAAAGTAGATGGTCAAATTGTTGGAGCGATTGCAACTTTTAGGGATCGGACAGAGCTGAAACATTTAGCTGAGCAATTAACGGGTGTAAAGTTATATGCTGAGGCATTACGGGTGAGAAGCCATGAATTTATGAACAAGCTGCATGTCATTTTAGGGATGGTGTATATTGGTGAATATGAAAAGCTTACCTCGTATATTCATCAAATTACTGAGAATCAGAAAATGGAATTTGACTCCATTTCACGTTTCGTAAAGGACCCTGTGCTTGCCGGTTTCTTATTAAGCAAGATGAGCTATGCGCGTGAGCAGGGCGTGAATCTTACTGTTCAAGGTGAAACAGTTCTGCCTAAACCAAATAATCCTGAAATCATGGACGGGGTTATTACGGTTGTTGGTAATTTAATTGATAATTCTATTGAAGCGGTACAGGATTTTAATAATAAAAATATTGATGTGGTTATTGATTATGACGGTGAGTTTCTGTTGTTTGATGTTGTTGATAACAAAGGGGGGATTCCAGTTGAAATCCGTAAAAAGATTTTTAAAAAGGGATTCTCTACTAAAGGGAACAATCGTGGATACGGATTGTTTCTTGTAAGAAAGACTGTACAAAGCATGGATGGAGATGTTGAATTGTTTACTAATGATGAGTACACGATGTTTTCCGTGGAACTTCCATATGATTGTAAGGAGGAATCAGCGTGA